From the Candidatus Poribacteria bacterium genome, one window contains:
- a CDS encoding AAA family ATPase, whose protein sequence is MLMKKIAILSQKGGTGKTYFSTNLSVAAELAGHTTVLLDLDPQSSSAKWGDNRAEDTPAVISTHAERLPKMLQLAEENGASFAVIDTAPHTESAALDAARAADLVIIPCKPDLVSIQAIGTTIDLVHLAKTPARIVLNGVTHYGMLAEQARVGLHIYDIPSAPCDIGDRIAFTHAYNAGFGVQEFQPRSKASAEITALYQYILKTMESPYAS, encoded by the coding sequence ATGTTGATGAAAAAGATAGCCATCTTGTCGCAAAAAGGCGGGACAGGGAAAACATATTTTTCTACGAATCTCTCCGTCGCTGCCGAACTCGCGGGACACACAACCGTTCTGCTGGATCTCGACCCACAAAGTTCCTCTGCGAAATGGGGCGACAATCGCGCCGAAGACACCCCAGCCGTCATCTCGACGCATGCCGAACGGTTACCTAAAATGCTCCAACTCGCAGAAGAAAACGGGGCAAGTTTCGCTGTCATCGATACCGCACCCCACACAGAATCCGCGGCACTTGATGCCGCACGCGCCGCCGACCTCGTCATCATCCCCTGTAAGCCAGACTTGGTTAGCATCCAAGCCATCGGCACCACGATAGACCTCGTCCACCTCGCAAAAACACCCGCCCGGATCGTTCTCAACGGCGTGACCCATTACGGCATGCTCGCAGAACAAGCGAGAGTAGGACTTCATATCTACGATATACCTTCTGCCCCGTGCGACATCGGAGACCGTATCGCCTTCACGCATGCCTACAACGCCGGGTTCGGGGTCCAAGAGTTTCAACCCAGAAGTAAAGCCAGTGCTGAAATCACCGCGCTTTATCAATATATCCTCAAAACAATGGAGTCCCCCTATGCCAGCTAA
- a CDS encoding AAA-like domain-containing protein: protein MRSFETRGPVYPEDNYVVARTDELSDFINRLEKGRYVVLFGPRQTGKTTFFHRALETLPVGAYFPIQIDFQSSNNLEPAEFYQGLYEDIREEIEAVFQRRGIPRSEALTHFLDNTKITNHLSMRRFFRQFSNFLEHHYSGQKVVLVIDEFDGIPRTIVSDFLYSLRHIYLSGRDRCPHSVGIVGVKSITQLNYDRSISPFNIQDEFKLPNFTLEQVRELLSQYTDEAGQPFAPVVIESIHKQTAGQPVLVNRFAQILTAEMNIPKNEPVRMEHFSKAHGQLLRERNTHTEHLVTNIRRDRRFEALLMKIASYDEGVSFNLDNELISELATYGVIGEGADGLCEIVNPIYQFRVMQAFKPAVNGLEQDYFPADTRAGFQDYLTPDGQIHMDALLDNFRDFIARAGFRILQVPETPQEYVGQHLLFAYLEQCVQSVGGTMYLEVRTGRGRMDILILHNQRKYIVETKIWGGDTRYEAGKAQLAAYVGLEAAVAGYYVVFDHRKAPEPRVETETLDGSVIRSYVIPVMQERPSN from the coding sequence ATGCGAAGCTTTGAAACTCGCGGTCCTGTCTACCCTGAAGATAACTACGTTGTTGCCCGGACAGATGAACTCTCGGATTTCATCAATAGGCTGGAAAAGGGGAGGTATGTCGTCCTTTTCGGGCCCCGACAGACCGGCAAAACCACGTTCTTCCATCGCGCTTTAGAGACACTCCCCGTTGGGGCATATTTTCCAATTCAGATCGATTTCCAGTCATCTAACAACCTCGAACCCGCCGAGTTTTACCAAGGTCTCTACGAAGATATTCGCGAGGAAATAGAGGCAGTTTTCCAAAGACGTGGCATCCCACGCTCAGAAGCCCTAACGCACTTTCTAGACAACACGAAAATAACCAATCATCTTTCGATGAGAAGGTTTTTTCGACAATTTTCAAACTTTCTGGAACACCATTATAGTGGACAGAAAGTCGTGCTGGTTATTGACGAGTTTGATGGGATCCCGCGAACCATTGTCAGTGATTTTCTCTATTCACTCCGCCACATCTACCTCTCTGGTAGAGATCGCTGCCCGCACAGCGTCGGTATTGTGGGTGTCAAGAGCATTACGCAACTCAACTACGATCGCTCCATTTCGCCTTTTAATATCCAAGACGAGTTCAAATTGCCGAACTTTACGCTTGAGCAGGTCCGAGAACTTCTTTCCCAATACACAGACGAAGCAGGGCAGCCCTTTGCACCTGTGGTCATTGAATCTATCCACAAACAGACGGCTGGACAGCCTGTACTCGTCAACCGGTTCGCCCAAATCCTTACCGCGGAGATGAACATTCCGAAAAACGAACCAGTCAGAATGGAACATTTTTCAAAAGCACACGGGCAGCTCCTTCGCGAACGAAACACGCATACAGAGCATCTGGTGACCAATATCCGTAGAGATCGGCGATTTGAGGCACTCTTGATGAAAATTGCTTCTTATGATGAGGGGGTATCCTTCAACCTCGACAATGAACTGATTAGTGAACTCGCGACGTACGGCGTTATCGGTGAAGGTGCTGATGGTCTATGTGAAATCGTCAATCCGATTTATCAATTCCGTGTCATGCAGGCGTTCAAACCCGCAGTGAATGGGTTGGAACAGGACTATTTCCCCGCAGACACGCGTGCCGGATTTCAGGACTATCTCACGCCCGACGGACAGATTCACATGGATGCCCTCCTCGATAACTTCCGTGACTTTATCGCACGCGCAGGTTTCAGAATCCTACAAGTGCCAGAGACCCCCCAAGAATACGTCGGTCAGCATCTCCTTTTTGCATATCTTGAGCAATGTGTCCAGAGTGTAGGAGGGACGATGTATTTGGAGGTGCGAACAGGGCGCGGCAGAATGGATATCCTCATCCTCCATAATCAGAGAAAGTACATCGTTGAAACCAAGATATGGGGTGGGGATACCCGCTATGAGGCAGGCAAAGCACAACTCGCAGCGTACGTGGGACTCGAAGCAGCCGTGGCGGGGTACTATGTCGTATTTGATCACCGCAAAGCACCCGAACCGCGTGTAGAGACAGAAACGTTAGACGGCTCTGTGATTCGGAGCTACGTGATACCCGTGATGCAGGAGCGTCCTTCCAACTAA
- a CDS encoding replication initiation protein — protein MLLVEINEVIKASPAIQIQSKITHLQRRAWNVLLANAYNELPNTDIYSVSVAELSRKLGFNSHNADYLKETLEALVDCTVEWNILGKDNKQEWGVASLLASAKIKDGICTYGFAPHLRLQLHNPRIYTKLNLRLQNQFTSKYALVLWEVCFDYFDADRQQGETPFMSIEIFREFMGLEKNEYKIYKALNRDVIKPAIKEINDLTDYYVEVEQKRFKRKIAELKFRITKVKQLPVQESVFPDIENLPSVAVELVQVEIDRKMALRIAEQDWDFVMPEKLPPPG, from the coding sequence ATGCTCTTAGTTGAAATCAACGAAGTGATCAAAGCGAGTCCCGCCATCCAGATTCAGAGTAAAATCACGCACTTACAACGGCGTGCCTGGAACGTGCTCCTCGCGAATGCTTACAACGAACTGCCGAATACGGACATCTATAGTGTCAGTGTTGCTGAACTCTCAAGAAAACTCGGCTTTAACAGCCATAACGCGGACTATCTCAAAGAAACATTAGAGGCACTTGTCGATTGCACGGTCGAATGGAATATCTTGGGCAAGGACAATAAACAGGAATGGGGCGTTGCGAGTTTGTTGGCATCGGCAAAAATAAAAGATGGTATCTGCACGTATGGGTTCGCGCCACATCTCCGCCTACAACTCCACAACCCTCGTATTTATACGAAACTCAATCTACGCCTACAAAACCAGTTCACCAGCAAATATGCGCTCGTGTTATGGGAAGTCTGCTTCGATTACTTCGATGCCGATCGACAGCAAGGTGAAACCCCCTTTATGTCGATTGAAATCTTCAGAGAATTCATGGGGCTTGAGAAAAATGAATATAAAATCTACAAAGCCCTCAACCGGGATGTTATCAAACCTGCTATCAAAGAGATCAACGACCTGACGGACTATTACGTTGAAGTGGAGCAGAAACGCTTCAAACGGAAGATCGCCGAGTTGAAGTTTCGTATCACGAAAGTCAAGCAACTTCCTGTTCAAGAATCGGTGTTCCCGGATATAGAGAATCTCCCGTCTGTGGCTGTAGAACTTGTACAAGTCGAGATCGATCGGAAGATGGCACTGCGCATTGCTGAGCAAGACTGGGATTTCGTGATGCCTGAAAAGTTGCCACCTCCTGGC